The following proteins come from a genomic window of Musa acuminata AAA Group cultivar baxijiao chromosome BXJ1-7, Cavendish_Baxijiao_AAA, whole genome shotgun sequence:
- the LOC135678846 gene encoding telomere repeat-binding protein 5-like: MVLQKRLDYACGGYRAPAMPHLPRSARGKRSARKKVEDNQTYAFDLLATIAGKLLSEIKSSPSPCNSTGTSNAAAGRDAAKQEQIDEEKSLKCEGFDWLSCNEAVFSPENALEKHITYKLKENSNVPKDTSSGPASPFIKSDLSDEDAIGGDGSIIEHGVGAAAEKCIKGSLSSSSVESYDRKEDGGKKLLVAEQQVAGNFMDRNAPYKYSLDDPLVMDVKPPLVSSDSSVEAPLFRNNISRNYSFPKQEDGMDLAADKDDDENSSGCTHPTPVANKTSRMPRIGDRRIRKLMSSKLRKVAPTVLQDAGTSNYDVEQKPALRGKRMCYTRQRTQRSSFKRRKLFDHCPVSPYDGGIYGEGLSKMSESSRIKLETDDSHATLCGANGASSLTTGQNCCYESPDYHVKLSIKSFKVPELVIEIPETATVGSLKRTVLEAVTAILGGRPRVGVLQEGKKVRDDHKTLRQAGITYGDKLDNLSFTMEPNPEEALVPPPSSEDPDFLGLACAPEPLARMPPIAPAAAAVDQRGPDSTESVQTCPEMDHDSFHSPIDPSSPEKTTASALALVAVPPMDVEALAMVPLGNKPKRSETPQRRVRRPFSVAEVEALVLAVENLGTGRWRDVKLRAFENAKHRTYVDLKDKWKTLVHTARISPQQRRGEPVPQELLDRVLSAHSSWSQKQAKLLLKPPAPLLTSQ, from the exons ATGGTGTTGCAGAAGAGGTTGGATTATGCATGCGGTGGCTACCGGGCCCCTGCGATGCCGCATTTACCGAGATCAGCTAGG GGAAAGCGATCCGCAAGAAAGAAGGTCGAGGACAACCAGACGTATGCATTCGACTTGCTTGCCACCATTGCAGGCAAATTGTTGTCAGAAATTAAAAGCTCTCCGTCTCCTTGTAACAGTACTGGAACGTCTAACGCTGCTGCAGGAAGGGATGCTGCTAAACAAGAGCAAATAGATGAAGAGAAGTCACTGAAATGTGAAGGTTTTGATTGGCTAAGCTGTAATGAGGCTGTGTTCAGTCCTGAAAATGCCCTTGAAAAACATATCACATATAAGTTGAAGGAGAACTCAAATGTCCCGAAAGATACATCATCGGGACCTGCTTCTCCTTTCATAAAATCTGATTTATCAGATGAGGATGCTATCGGAGGTGATGGTAGTATAATTGAACATGGTGTTGGTGCTGCTGCTGAAAAATGTATCAAGGGTAGTCTTTCTTCTAGTTCTGTGGAATCATATGACCGTAAAGAAGATGGGGGCAAGAAATTACTAGTAGCTGAGCAACAGGTGGCTGGAAATTTCATGGACAGGAATGCTCCATATAAGTATAGTTTGGATGATCCGTTGGTTATGGATGTCAAACCTCCTTTGGTTAGCTCTGACAGCAGTGTTGAAGCTCCCCTATTTAGGAACAATATTTCTCGTAATTATTCCTTTCCGAAGCAGGAAGATGGTATGGATCTTGCTGCAGATAAAGATGATGACGAAAATTCTTCTGGATGCACTCACCCTACTCCCGTTGCTAATAAAACCTCTAGGATGCCGCGTATAGGTGATCGTAGGATAAGGAAGCTTATGTCATCTAAACTCCGGAAAGTAGCTCCAACAGTGTTGCAGGATGCTGGGACATCTAACTACG ATGTAGAACAGAAGCCGGCTTTAAGAGGCAAAAGAATGTGTTATACTCGCCAAAGAACTCAGAGGAGctccttcaagagaaggaagttgTTTGATCATTGCCCGGTATCACCTTATGATGGAGGGATATATGGTGAAGGCCTGTCAAAAATGTCTGAAAGTAGCAGGATCAAGTTAGAAACAGACGATTCACATGCCACTTTGTGTGGAG CAAATGGTGCATCGTCATTAACGACAGGACAAAATTGTTGCTATGAATCGCCAGACTACCATG TGAAACTCAGCATCAAGTCTTTTAAGGTGCCTGAACTTGTTATTGAGATTCCTGAAACTGCTACGGTTGGTTCCCTGAAG AGGACAGTATTGGAAGCTGTTACTGCTATCCTTGGAGGTCGACCCCGTGTTGGTGTTCTTCAAGAAGGAAAGAAGGTTAGAGATGACCACAAGACCCTGCGCCAGGCTGGGATTACCTATGGTGATAAACTGGATAATCTAAGTTTTACAATGGAGCCAAATCCTGAAGAAGCTCTCGTTCCACCACCTAGTTCCGAAGATCCTGATTTCCTTGGTCTTGCTTGTGCGCCTGAACCACTTGCTAG GATGCCGCCAATTgcccctgctgctgctgctgtagaTCAGAGGGGACCTGACTCCACGGAATCTGTACAGACCTGCCCCGAGAtggatcacgattcatttcactcTCCGATTGATCCATCATCGCCGGAGAAAACAACAGCAAGTGCACTAGCTCTGGTTGCTGTACCACCCATGGATGTCGAGGCACTGGCCATGGTTCCACTCGGCAACAAGCCCAAGCGGTCTGAAACTCCTCAGCGCCGGGTTCGGAGGCCCTTCTCCGTCGCCGAAGTAGAAGCCCTTGTTCTGGCCGTCGAAAACCTCGGGACCGGAAG GTGGCGGGACGTCAAACTCCGGGCCTTCGAGAACGCAAAGCACCGGACTTACGTCGATCTTAAG GACAAGTGGAAGACGCTGGTGCACACGGCAAGGATCTCCCCGCAGCAGAGGAGGGGAGAACCGGTCCCTCAAGAGCTCTTGGACCGGGTCCTCTCCGCCCACTCCTCCTGGTCACAGAAGCAAGCCAAGCTCCTGCTGAAGCCACCTGCTCCTCTGTTAACAAGCCAATGA
- the LOC135678845 gene encoding probable WRKY transcription factor 49, with translation MMQTEEPDEADINWLDSSAGELMRELLEEDDDDETSATFISHESSIVNKLISTVYSGPTIRDVESALSTTLGAGDSSCRVSVPEKSTGKMDSKYTLRMKICGNGVADDGYKWRKYGQKSIKNSPNPRSYYRCTNPRCNAKKQVERSLEDPEMLIVTYEGLHLHYTSHFLLPRPQDLFTAACHAAKKPKLQSTDLHTEVPDCVPPEPTVHSPSMLLMQQSQAEARSLVEGLDQSKDTTDDSLRHGLDEDVMQRSQGLLEDIVPLLVRKPCNSTIYSYGNNLLSHESPPSSSTISWSPSSPCLDVGIFSSIL, from the exons ATGATGCAGACGGAGGAGCCGGATGAGGCAGATATCAACTGGCTCGACTCTTCTGCAGGGGAGCTGATGAGGGAGCTCCtggaggaggatgatgatgatgagacgaGCGCTACCTTCATCTCCCACGAATCGTCCATCGTCAACAAGCTCATCTCCACTGTCTACTCCGGTCCGACGATCCGCGACGTGGAAAGTGCACTCTCCACGACCCTTGGAGCTGGGGATTCCAGTTGCAG GGTTTCTGTGCCGGAGAAGAGCACGGGGAAGATGGACAGCAAGTACACACTTCGGATGAAGATATGTGGGAATGGGGTCGCCGATGATGGTTATAAGTGGAGGAAGTATGGCCAGAAATCCATCAAGAACAGTCCTAATCCGAG GAGTTACTACAGGTGCACAAACCCAAGGTGCAATGCCAAGAAGCAAGTGGAGAGGTCCTTGGAAGATCCAGAGATGCTCATTGTAACCTATGAAGGTCTCCACCTCCACTACACCTCACACTTCCTCCTGCCTCGGCCCCAGGATCTCTTCACTGCTGCCTGTCATGCTGCAAAGAAGCCAAAACTCCAATCCACTGACCTTCATACTGAGGTGCCAGATTGTGTTCCACCGGAACCTACGGTGCACAGCCCATCCATGTTGTTGATGCAGCAATCACAGGCTGAAGCACGAAGCCTGGTGGAAGGACTTGATCAGAGCAAAGACACCACAGATGACAGTTTGCGGCATGGGCTCGATGAGGATGTCATGCAGAGATCACAAGGCCTGCTGGAAGATATTGTGCCTTTGCTGGTAAGAAAGCCATGCAACTCAACCATCTACTCATATGGCAACAATCTCTTGTCACATGAATCTCCTCCATCTTCTTCTACCATTTCTTGGAGCCCCAGCTCTCCCTGCCTTGATGTGGGTATATTTTCCAGCATCTTGTGA
- the LOC135679940 gene encoding zinc transporter 1-like yields the protein MRARQQSVMASTTMKAGPRWAILLALLLPLLSSQVYGHGGGDDTDSGDQPVNLRAKGLVAVKIWCLVILLVSTFAGGVSPYFFRWNESFLLMGTQFAGGVFLGTSLMHFLADASSTFMDRTSNPYPFAFMLASAGYLLTMLGDCIIITLTRGGTKEEKVEAERGGDSDGHRNEDDPHLHPSFLRTTSFGDTLLLILALCFHSVFEGIAIGVSDTKGSAWRNLWTISLHKIFAAIAMGIALLRMLPKRPFLTTVAYSLAFAISSPVGVGIGIAIDATTEGSTADWIYCISMGLACGVFIYVAVNHLIAKGFKPYKPSSLDTPFFKFLAVLAGVGVIAVVMIWD from the exons ATGCGAGCAAGGCAGCAATCTGTCATGGCGTCGACCACCATGAAAGCTGGACCTCGGTGGGCAATCCTGCTAGCGCTTCTCCTCCCCTTGCTGTCTTCCCAGGTCTACGGCCATGGCGGGGGCGACGACACCGACTCCGGTGATCAGCCGGTCAACCTGCGCGCTAAGGGCTTGGTCGCCGTCAAGATATGGTGCCTCGTGATCCTCCTCGTCAGCACCTTCGCCGGCGGGGTGTCGCCCTACTTCTTCCGGTGGAACGAGAGCTTCCTGCTGATGGGGACCCAGTTCGCCGGAGGCGTCTTCTTGGGCACCTCCCTCATGCACTTCCTGGCCGACGCCAGCAGCACCTTCATGGACCGCACGTCCAACCCCTACCCTTTCGCCTTCATGCTCGCCTCCGCCGGCTACCTGCTCACCATGCTCGGCGACTGCATCATCATCACGTTGACTCGGGGCGGGACGAAGGAGGAGAAAGTGGAGGCTGAGAGAGGGGGGGACTCTGACGGCCACAGGAACGAGGACGACCCCCATCTCCATCCGTCTTTCCTCAGGACCACATCCTTCGGAGACACACTGCTCCTCATCCTCGCGCTTTGTTTCCACTCTGTGTTCGAGGGGATAGCCATCGGAGTCTCAG acACAAAGGGCAGCGCATGGAGGAACCTGTGGACGATCAGTCTGCATAAGATCTTCGCCGCTATCGCCATGGGAATTGCACTGCTGAGGATGTTACCCAAGAGGCCGTTCCTGACGACGGTGGCCTACTCGCTGGCCTTCGCCATATCAAGCCCAGTGGGAGTCGGCATCGGGATCGCCATCGACGCCACGACGGAGGGATCAACGGCGGACTGGATATACTGCATCTCCATGGGTCTCGCCTGCGGCGTGTTCATCTACGTGGCCGTCAACCACCTCATAGCCAAGGgattcaagccatacaagccaagTTCCTTGGACACTCCCTTCTTCAAGTTCTTGGCGGTGCTCGCAGGGGTTGGAGTGATAGCTGTGGTGATGATTTGGGATTAA
- the LOC135678844 gene encoding scarecrow-like protein 9, whose amino-acid sequence MVMDSGLRELSGMMSGLSYDDFYSDQNIFRAIGLGESQPFLGHVNYVDLAQMSSLTNQSSYPTSISTSVEGDNPEDSDIFYSDIALNYISRMLLEEDIDEKVSTYKEDSALRAAVKPFYDILGQKYPPSPDRPLFDGHHCSGSPDERSNDRYGNLYRGGASSSSRVADNSSVCDSSDYQQSLTCPGSVDYSPQTPSSSYNSISSIEEPFNNVTISPNLFFGSMPTWHFKRGVEEARKFLPSNDKLFINLESNGVSSVQIPKRDGKLCNSKGKVEKTISSNGSRVRKNPNMEDLDLTEGRNNKQSAVSSDGEVRSEMFDMVLLYQGDKCSKKMSDLREAMQNEASKSAQNVPTKGSSGGKTRRKKQTKKEVVDLRTLLILCAQAVAVDDRRTANELLKQIRQHSSPNGDGSQRLAHCFADGLEARLAGMGSQIYQALVAKRTTATDILKAYHLYLAACPFKRISHFFSNQTILNLAEKASKVHIIDFGIYFGFQWPCLIQRLATREGGPPKLRITGIDVPQPGFRPTERIEETGQRLAAYAKGFNVPFEYQAIASKWESIRVEDLHIAKDEVVVVNCLYRFRNLIDETVIVDSPRNRVLNTIRKMNPDAFIHGVVNGSYSAPFFVTRFREALFHFSALFDMLETNVPRDDEQRLLIEKDLFGREALNVIACEGSERVERPETYKQWQVRNLRAGFVQLPLDPDIMKKANDKVKSCYHKDFVIDEDSRWLIQGWKGRITYAISAWKPTEA is encoded by the coding sequence ATGGTTATGGATTCTGGGCTCCGTGAATTGTCCGGCATGATGAGCGGACTGAGTTATGATGATTTCTATTCCGATCAAAACATTTTCCGGGCTATTGGGTTAGGAGAGTCGCAGCCCTTTCTAGGGCATGTTAACTATGTAGACTTGGCACAAATGTCTTCCCTGACCAACCAAAGTAGCTATCCGACATCCATTAGCACAAGTGTCGAGGGTGATAATCCAGAAGATAGTGATATCTTCTACTCGGACATCGCCCTAAACTACATAAGCCGAATGCTTCTGGAGGAGGATATAGATGAGAAGGTTAGTACTTACAAAGAAGACTCAGCCCTTCGAGCTGCGGTGAAACCCTTCTATGACATCCTTGGCCAAAAGTACCCACCATCCCCTGATCGGCCACTGTTCGATGGTCACCATTGTTCAGGGAGCCCTGATGAGAGAAGCAATGATCGGTATGGGAATCTCTATAGAGGTGGTGCCAGTAGTAGCAGCAGGGTTGCAGACAATAGCTCCGTCTGTGATTCTTCGGATTACCAACAGTCACTCACTTGCCCGGGTTCTGTTGATTATTCACCTCAGACTCCATCTAGCTCCTATAACAGCATCAGTAGCATAGAGGAGCCGTTTAATAATGTGACCATATCTCCTAATTTGTTTTTCGGAAGCATGCCGACCTGGCATTTCAAGAGAGGAGTCGAAGAAGCACGCAAGTTCCTTCCCAGCAATGATAAATTGTTTATCAACTTAGAGTCTAATGGTGTTTCATCGGTTCAGATACCAAAAAGAGATGGTAAACTGTGCAATAGCAAGGGGAAGGTGGAGAAAACAATTTCGTCAAATGGTTCCAGAGTTCGGAAGAATCCAAACATGGAGGACTTGGATTTGACAGAGGGGAGGAACAATAAACAGTCGGCTGTTTCATCTGATGGAGAAGTCAGGTCTGAAATGTTTGACATGGTTTTGCTTTATCAGGGAGATAAATGCTCTAAGAAGATGTCTGATCTACGGGAAGCAATGCAGAATGAGGCAAGCAAAAGTGCCCAGAATGTTCCAACAAAGGGTTCAAGTGGTGGCAAGACACGACGAAAGAAGCAAACAAAGAAAGAGGTGGTGGATCTCAGAACTCTTCTCATCCTGTGTGCGCAAGCTGTGGCAGTTGATGACAGGCGAACCGCTAATGAACTGCTGAAGCAAATTAGACAGCACTCTTCACCTAATGGAGATGGGTCTCAGAGGTTGGCACATTGCTTTGCGGACGGTCTTGAGGCTCGCTTAGCTGGCATGGGAAGTCAGATCTATCAGGCTCTTGTGGCAAAGAGGACCACCGCAACCGATATATTGAAGGCTTATCATTTGTATCTTGCAGCATGTCCGTTCAAGAGGATTTCACATTTTTTCTCTAATCAGACGATACTTAATCTGGCAGAGAAGGCATCAaaggttcatatcattgattttggcATCTATTTTGGGTTTCAGTGGCCATGCCTTATCCAGCGTCTCGCCACTAGGGAGGGTGGCCCACCAAAATTGCGAATAACTGGTATCGATGTGCCTCAGCCAGGTTTCCGTCCCACAGAGAGAATTGAAGAGACAGGGCAAAGGCTGGCAGCTTATGCAAAAGGTTTTAATGTTCCTTTCGAGTATCAGGCCATTGCCTCTAAATGGGAGAGCATTCGGGTTGAGGATCTTCACATTGCTAAAGATGAGGTTGTGGTGGTCAACTGTTTGTACCGCTTCAGGAATCTCATTGATGAGACTGTCATTGTGGATAGTCCCAGGAATCGGGTCCTCAACACAATTAGGAAGATGAACCCAGATGCTTTCATCCATGGAGTCGTAAATGGATCATACAGTGCCCCCTTCTTTGTAACACGCTTCCGAGAGGCTCTCTTCCACTTCTCTGCTTTGTTTGACATGCTTGAAACGAATGTGCCGCGCGACGATGAACAAAGGTTATTGATCGAGAAGGATCTCTTTGGAAGGGAGGCTCTTAATGTTATAGCATGTGAAGGCTCAGAAAGGGTCGAGAGACCTGAGACATACAAGCAGTGGCAGGTCAGGAACCTCAGGGCTGGGTTTGTGCAGCTTCCGCTGGACCCCGACATCATGAAGAAAGCCAATGATAAGGTGAAGAGCTGCTATCACAAGGATTTCGTTATCGATGAAGATAGCCGATGGTTGATTCAGGGATGGAAGGGAAGGATCACTTATGCCATATCCGCATGGAAGCCTACTGAAGCTTAG
- the LOC103991707 gene encoding uncharacterized protein LOC103991707, whose protein sequence is MGTTARFLHFPPPLPSPTRPKPRPLFSLLRPSLALSPNSPLPHKFPSLNLSLGPNHKHLALPPQALSKTSSLPLPPFDLDLDRVTPLAICKWSAVLAIAIAAVKKAVSLVLNPFFWTYFSWTWIFWPWISAAALAAYGLLCFRKHSLGRASILEQLAVVTAAVAWLTVVPPAHFNGFLEGWPVVLFFVYHYFFFFESSVRRRLYGDLYARPHDTKWDVRLPGPFQVGFAVLVLVGHWLAAYEGPELHTISGGWANAGVWALVAVTLFMRYHSVLYLANYSEKVVVPTAVVQFGPYRWVRHPIYASTMLLFSLHCITLRAPLSLLFLVAVCLVYYGRKAEFEEALMVESFGERYTEYMNKVRYRLIPFVY, encoded by the coding sequence ATGGGAACTACCGCTCGCTTCCTCCACTTCCCTCCTCccctcccttctcctacccggccCAAACCCCGACCCCTCTTCTCCCTCCTCCGCCCTTCCCTCGCCCTCTCTCCCAACTCTCCCCTCCCGCACAAGTTCCCATCGCTCAATCTCTCTCTCGGACCCAACCACAAACACCTTGCCCTCCCTCCCCAAGCCCTCTCCAAAACCTCCTCTCTCCCGCTGCCTCCCTTCGACCTCGACCTCGACCGTGTTACCCCTCTCGCCATCTGCAAGTGGTCCGCGGTCCTCGCCATCGCCATCGCCGCCGTCAAGAAGGCCGTCTCTCTCGTGCTCAACCCCTTCTTCTGGACCTATTTTAGCTGGACCTGGATCTTCTGGCCCTGGATCTCCGCCGCTGCCCTCGCCGCCTATGGCCTCCTCTGCTTCCGCAAGCACTCCCTCGGCCGCGCTTCGATCCTCGAGCAGCTCGCCGTCGTTACCGCCGCCGTCGCCTGGCTCACGGTCGTACCCCCGGCCCACTTCAATGGTTTTCTTGAGGGCTGGCCCGTTGTCCTCTTCTTCGTTTAccactacttcttcttcttcgagtCGTCCGTCCGCCGACGCCTCTACGGTGACCTCTACGCCCGCCCGCACGACACCAAGTGGGACGTCCGCCTCCCCGGCCCTTTCCAGGTCGGCTTCGCGGTCCTCGTGTTGGTCGGTCATTGGCTTGCGGCGTACGAGGGGCCTGAGCTGCACACGATATCCGGCGGGTGGGCCAATGCGGGTGTCTGGGCTCTGGTCGCGGTGACGCTCTTCATGCGGTACCACTCGGTTCTCTATCTGGCGAATTACTCAGAGAAGGTGGTGGTGCCGACGGCGGTGGTGCAGTTCGGCCCCTACAGGTGGGTGCGTCATCCCATCTATGCTTCGACGATGCTGCTGTTCTCACTGCATTGCATCACCCTGCGGGCGCCGCTCAGTTTGCTGTTCCTCGTTGCTGTTTGTCTGGTCTACTACGGGCGGAAGGCAGAGTTTGAGGAAGCGTTGATGGTGGAGTCCTTCGGAGAAAGGTATACAGAGTACATGAACAAGGTCAGATATAGGCTAATCCCTTTTGTTTATTGA